The following nucleotide sequence is from Zea mays cultivar B73 chromosome 1, Zm-B73-REFERENCE-NAM-5.0, whole genome shotgun sequence.
tctccttgcttccgtaaggggctgagaaccgctatcgtcatgggagcacgcggggtgccatcattacttgtttaccggggcgagccagatgggacgccggtcttgttccccgtagcctgagctagctaggggtagggtaatgatgtaccccctgtaacgtggtcggtccgagcccaaggtcgagcgaggcggtgactcctccgaggtcgaggttgagtccgagccccaaggtcgggcgaggcggagaccgtcttccgaggttgaggttgagtccgagccctggggtcggacgaggcggagatcgtcttccgaggtcgaggcgggggccgagccctggggtcgggcgaggcggacaccgtctttcgaggtcaaggcgggggccgagccccggggtcgggcgaggcagagttcctatggcgcctgaggctggactcggctgctgtcagcctcaccctagcgggtggcacagcagtcggagcggggcaggcgacactgctttcctgtcaggtcagtcagtggaggggcgaagtgactgcggtcacttcggccctgccgactgaggaacgcgcgtcaggataaggtgtcaggcgatccttgcattgaatgctcctgcgatacggtcggttggtgaggcgatctggccaaggttgcttcactgtgaagcctgcccgagctgggcctcgggcgagttgaaggtgcgcctgttgcttgaggaggccctcgggcgaggcgtaaatccgcctgggtctactgttcctgcccgaggttgggctcgggcgaggcgagatcgtgtcccttgagtggacggagccttgacctaaattgcgcccatcaggcttttgcagcttgtgctgacggtgattaccagccgagtttagaagtcttggggtacccctaattatggtctccgacactagcgtactcccgttgcaacgcacgggcacagacCTAGTATAGACTGAAAAACTAGACATTTGATGATGTGCAATGTGAAAGAAAACCGGGCCTTGTCCCGGCTGGAGCCGCGGCCCAAGAACTGAGGCGAGTCGCGAGCGTACCCTAGCCGCCAGCCGCTCAACACGCCCGAGACCTCAACTCCCGACGCCTTCTGTTTCAGCGTCCTGCTAGGCCGCCGCAGTTCCCCTGCTAGGCCGCCGCAGTTCCCTCTCCGCTCCGCCGGATCCATCCCTCGCTCTGCTCATCGCCCCAATGCCGAAAAAGGTCGCCATGCGGCGAGGTAAGCCCGCCCCCGACCAAGGGAAGAGGCGGCGCCACGGGCCGCGGCTGTCCAAGGTGATGCTTCGGGAGCTCGACGCGATGGGGCCTGGCCCTGCCCGCGGCTCCGATGGTGAGGAGGACGGGTCCGACGCGGTTGCCGAGGACGTGTACGAGTACGAGGAAGGGGTGCCCGAGGAGGAGGCCGGCAAGAACGGCCGCTATGACACCGTCGCCAAGTACGAGTACAACTTCGACAGCGACGCCTCCGATGCGGTGCGGGGACCCTTCCTACTCGATGCACTGGGCCACTAGCGAAGCGATTGCTGAGACGTTGTCATTATAAGCATTTGAGCCTGTCTTGAACTCCCACCGAATCATGTTCGCATTTGCGTATTTTTAGGATGAGGATGTGCCTTCGGAGGAAGGCGAGGATATGGACGAAGATGACAATGACGACGGTGATGATGAGGAGAAGCAGATAAGAATACTTCAGGAGACGACCGGAATGCCCAGAGAAGCCTTCGATGGTAAGCTTTTTTTTATCCTGTTAACATTGCATATGTTATATTCTCATGGACATTGCATACAGATTGTTATTTTTTTTTGGGTTGAAGGCTTAGGAGTTTTCCTACCTGCCAAAACTGTGAGGTGCTAAATAACGTTGTAGCACTCTAAAATAAACGGCGTTTGCCGAACTAAATAAAACTAGGGCTCAGAAATCTGAAATGAATTTGTCAAAACAGGAAAGAAGAGGAAACAGCCATCGGAGCTGCACCTGCAGCATGGCGATGGAGATGGTCCTGTCACAATTCATGATCTCTTGGACAATGTCCAGGGGAAACCTGGTTATAGCAAGATCCGTAAGAGGCTGCAGCAGCAGGAGAAAAAACCGATGGTCGTGCTAGCCCCACTTCCAAAAGTAGAGAGGGACAAGATCGAGCGCAGCGTGACgtttcagaaatccaagaatgagcTAACAAAGTGGGAAGGAATCGTGAAGAGTAACAGGGAAGCTCCTGTACTATACTTTGAAAATGATACCAACTTGGGTGTGAACACTGTTGCGGCAATTGCTAGCGAATTTAAACCAAGGACTGAGTTTGAGAAGAAGATTGCTGAGATTACGCAAAGCACTGAAATAATAGAAGCACACAAGAACGATGGTGCCAAAATCCTGGAACTTAACAAGGTATCTTTGATGTTCTCATTGCACTCTGTCAGTTCTACTGAACTGAACTATTCTATAACTGTGCTGACTGCTACGCACGCTGAACATGTTTACTACACTGTTTTTAAAGCCATGGAACACTCTTTCTAAACAAGTTAATGAACTTATGTAGATTGATGCAGAAGATGTGAGAGAACACCAAAACCGTCTTGCTAAGATGCGCAGCCTTCTATTCCGTCATGAAATGAAAGCAAAGCGTATGAAGAAGATCAAGTCCAGGACATATCATCGGATGTTGAAGAAGGACAAATTGAAGGCAGCATCAGCAGATTTCGAGGCAGATCCTGAAGCTGTCACAGATCATGCTAGGAAACAAGAATTTAAACGGGCAGAGGTAAATCACTGCTCATATGTTTTTTCTCAGTTATAGGGAAATTCCCTCATTGGTCTTCCCCCAACAATGTTGCTAATTTATCTGAAATATTTATAGGAAAGGATGACATTAAAGCACAAGAATACATCACAATGGGCAAAGCGCATCCTCAAGCGTGGATTGTCTGTTCAAGATGAAGGCACCCGAGCTGCCATTGCAGCACAGCTCCAACAAAATACTCTTCTGACTAGAAAAATGAATTCCATGAAGGATGATTCTAGTAGTGAAGAAAGTTCAGATGATGATGACGACGAGAGTGACTCAGAAGCAAAAATCTTAAACAGAGGGAAAGAAAAGATTCTTAAAGCTCTTGAAGAAGACAATGAGATACCGAATTCTGGAGTTTTTTCGTTGCCTTTCATGGTGCATTTTCATTTCACATGCTGCTTGTGCATTTGTTTACAAAAAAGTATATTTGCTAGCATTGTTGCAATTCTGTCACCACCATAATCACATTTCTCTGCTTATTTACAGGAGCGTGCTATGAAAAAGCGCGAGGAAGCAACTTATGAGGAAGCACGACAGGCTCTTGAAGAATACGATGATTCCTTGAAGAAATTAGAGGACAATAACACTGAACAAAACGAAGACAAAGTTAAGGTGTCAGGTAAAAGAACGTTTGGGCCTACCAAAAATACGCACGAAGAGTTAGTGAAGAGGAAAAAATTACAAGATACTGAAAACAGCAGTGATAGCGAGTATGATTCTGAGCCAGCCCAGCCTTTGAGCAATAATGAAGTAACTATGAAACATGATGATACCCAATTTGGGAGTGCACTACTGGATGATGAACCACAGAATGATATATACAGAGTAAGACATTCATACCTTCAAGTTATTGTACCATGTGTTTTGGATAATGTAATCTGATATACATTTGTTGCATTATGTAGAACTTTACTGATATCATAAAAAATCCTGGTCCTAAGACAACTTTCGAAGTTGGAATGTTAGCTGGTGATTCATGGAAGAAGGTAGCCATTCTGGTATCTTGCGGTAGCTGTTTATTTCCTTGTCTTATTTTATTTTAAGCTTGTTAACTCTTGTTTTCATCAGGTCAAGAGCGACAAAGGAAAGGACCACAGCAATGCCAATGACATTACCAATAAATCCAAAATACCGGTTCCTTCTATTGTAGACCCACAGCCTAAGGTTTGCCTTAACTATTATCTGCAGTTTCTATCTGTAGGTCCattcattattttatttattttgttttccacatTGTTGTTTGAGTAGCAACAGGATCACAATTCCGATTCAGATTCTGAGGAAGAGATGGTTGAAGGCAACTTGACCATCCCTGACAGAAAGGAGAGCTATGAACTTCCATCGCAAGCTGATCTCATACGTCAGGCTTTTGCTGGTGATGATGTTGAAGCTGAATTTGAGAAAGACAAAATGGATGTTTTAAATGAGGAGAATCCTGAACCTGAAAAGCCTGCTCTTGTTCCTGGCTGGGGCCAGTGGACAGACATCCAACAGAAAAAAGGACTTCCCTCATGGATGATAAAAGAACATGAAGTTGCTAAAAGAAATAGAGAAGAAGCCTTGAAGAGGAGGAAAGACTCGAAGCTTAAGCATGTCATTATTTCTGAACATGTAGATAAGAAGGTAAAGTTGTGTTTGATTCATTACATACACATGGTCAGCGTGGTTTATGTTTCTGTTGTTTATTTGAAGTGCATACCTTTGTTGTTCATTATAATTCTTGAACAATCATATTTCACTGAGATGTCTCTTTAGTTCTTTTAGAATGCTTGATTGGTAAATAATCTTACTGGTTTTCACTCCGCAGACTGAAAAGTATTTGGTAAGGAAACTGCCTTTCCCTTACACTTCGAAAGATGTGTATGAGCAGAGCATTCGAATGCCTATTGGGCCTGATTTCAACCCAGCGATATCAGTTTCTGCTCTCAATCGACCTGCGGTGAGTGCTATCTGATGCATGGAACTCCTAAGAATTATATTATTAGCTCATAGAATTGAGGACAGCAGTAATCAAATATGTGATTCAATAATCTACTTAGAAAGCTACTGGTCTTGCCTTGTTGATGTGCACTATATGCATTTTCAATGAAATACCTCCTGTTTTAGATGTGCAACTTTGATGTTTGTTTATGCCATCCTGCATCCATCTAGGTGGCATTCCCTGTAATGAACACCGAAACTGTGGACACAGTAGCaaatacaacaacaacaacaacaac
It contains:
- the LOC103634670 gene encoding U3 small nucleolar RNA-associated protein 14, which encodes MPKKVAMRRGKPAPDQGKRRRHGPRLSKVMLRELDAMGPGPARGSDGEEDGSDAVAEDVYEYEEGVPEEEAGKNGRYDTVAKYEYNFDSDASDADEDVPSEEGEDMDEDDNDDGDDEEKQIRILQETTGMPREAFDGKKRKQPSELHLQHGDGDGPVTIHDLLDNVQGKPGYSKIRKRLQQQEKKPMVVLAPLPKVERDKIERSVTFQKSKNELTKWEGIVKSNREAPVLYFENDTNLGVNTVAAIASEFKPRTEFEKKIAEITQSTEIIEAHKNDGAKILELNKIDAEDVREHQNRLAKMRSLLFRHEMKAKRMKKIKSRTYHRMLKKDKLKAASADFEADPEAVTDHARKQEFKRAEERMTLKHKNTSQWAKRILKRGLSVQDEGTRAAIAAQLQQNTLLTRKMNSMKDDSSSEESSDDDDDESDSEAKILNRGKEKILKALEEDNEIPNSGVFSLPFMERAMKKREEATYEEARQALEEYDDSLKKLEDNNTEQNEDKVKVSGKRTFGPTKNTHEELVKRKKLQDTENSSDSEYDSEPAQPLSNNEVTMKHDDTQFGSALLDDEPQNDIYRNFTDIIKNPGPKTTFEVGMLAGDSWKKVKSDKGKDHSNANDITNKSKIPVPSIVDPQPKQQDHNSDSDSEEEMVEGNLTIPDRKESYELPSQADLIRQAFAGDDVEAEFEKDKMDVLNEENPEPEKPALVPGWGQWTDIQQKKGLPSWMIKEHEVAKRNREEALKRRKDSKLKHVIISEHVDKKTEKYLVRKLPFPYTSKDVYEQSIRMPIGPDFNPAISVSALNRPAIVKKPGVIIKPIQYEEVNPHEKLDEPKRVIQRATPNRNAKKAFAKQGKSVTSQKRK